GTTTTTTGTAGTCTAGCAAAGTTTGCAAATTAGTGCAAACTCCCGAGTTTGGTAAGAGAAATTTTacaaagtttgctagtgtagatcTAGACTTgacccaagtctgtagttatttcgaAGCTTTTATCTCtcaaactccgtctggaactcAGACTAGTGTAGATCGTTGTATAAATTTCAGCAAAATTCCGTCAAGAATTGATCAATTTAAACGCTCCCGAGATACTCTTATACGAATAAAATCTATAATCCAAGGAAAACTGTTTTAAAGGAAaaggtatttatttaaatatgatcTTTGTAATCACTATACTGCGTCGAAATTATTTATTGTAGATGGAAAGGGGAAAACGTTGCAACCACAGAAGTTGCTGGGATTCTAGACGAATTTCCAGGTGTTATGGAAGCTAATGTGTATGGTGTCACGATTCCAGGTAATGAACAATAAGCAATGTAGTACTCTATAAggcgtggttcccacttggatgcAATGCAGCTACGTAACgactgcaaacatcgcaggtttgattttacGCAGGTGGGGGAAAACACAAtcattggaagggcattttcttacgttgcgtaggttgcgttgcgtcgctattgggaaccaagcttttggAATAAATAAGTAAAAGATAATCAAGCGGCCTACATCAAAATAACAAACGTCTCCGCCTCGTCGCCTTTAACTTATTTCAAACTGAATACGTATGGTTGTAATTTTGATGATACATGATATTcgcattttctatttttaggcCAAGATGGCAGAGCTGGAATGGCTGCTATAACCCTATCATCAGCCTACGAATCATTGGATTTCAAAGCACTTTATACCTACCTCAAGAATAAGCTACCGTCTTACGCACGCCCAAAATTTATTCGAATTACCAATAACATGGATTTAACGGGTACATTTAAACACAAGAAGTCGGACTTTGTTAAACAGGGATTCGATCCAATGATAATTACAGACGCTCTGTACTATGTTAATAATGAGTCAAAAACATACGATGAATTAAACGCGGAGTTGTACGCGTCAGTGGTGAAAATTAGTAGTAAACTGTAACGCTGAATGCGTTTGTAACACCCTCTAACACCACCTTGTAACGCACATTATTTGTATGACACTCGGAAATCAAAGGTGTACCGTATTAGCGTATGCCTGAAGTATACTCAACATtattaatatgtaataatattgtaaaaggagtcaaaaatagattaaaattgTGATTTATTAAACTCACTTGGAGTGTGTCATTTTGTATCCACGTTTAATGGTTGTTTTTGTAatcgttgcgttctagtgggaaccatacTTTAGAGAAAAGGGCTGAATACTGATTTTCCTCATTGACATTATTTCGGTATGCAGAAAGAAACAGGGTCTTGTTCTCGAATGCATTGGCTGCCAGAtaaaagcgtggttcccactagaacgcaacgcagcgacatATTGACGCAaggtgatgtattgcgtaatcacaagtgggaaccgacgacgcaacagtgctgcaaacatcgcaggtttgatttcacgcaggagaggcggggcaaacacaattattggaagcgcattttcttacgttgcgtagagtacattacgttgcgtcgctagtgggaaccaagctttagaaccAAGCTTTGCCTAaagtattactgtattaaatttaaagtttCTTTTACCCATGTTCATTTCGACGGCGTGACTATATGCATCAACCGAATTGAGCCTAATAGTTTGTATCAATGTGTTTTTCAAGTGAACGTTGCCttagaataatatatataagaaTTAAACTAATGTCCCGGATGTTTGTGTCTGTTTTATTGCGTTACGTTTTCACTGTTCAAAGGTCGATTTAACCATGGATATATAGGTCGACAAAACAACTACACGTCAGGCTTCTTTTAAATGGATTCATGTTTTGCATGGCTGTGATACACAAACATGGATAAATCACAGAAAAGGTGGGTTGGAATTGGCGGTACAGCAGCCTTAGTCCTGTACCTACAAAGAAAGTATGGCAGTGCTCTTGTGAATGACTACCGAACTATACGCTTAATTCAGAAAATGTATGCTTTTCAGAAACATTGCGTAGATAATAATTTAATGGTGGTTGATTTATTTCTGCAAAGCGTCGCAAAGCATCCATATAAACCGTGTATTGTATTTCATAATCTTATGTATACATATGGAGAGGTTGATGCCGAGTCCAACAAAGTGGCGAATTTCGCAAAGAACACCGAGGTCCTTCAACAAACTGATACAGTGGCATTTCTGATGAAGAATGAACCGGCATTTTGTTGGTGGTTTATCGGCATGCGCAAGATAGGAGTCACGTGTGCGCTTATAAACTACAACCTTCGTGGAACGGGACTTTTGCATTGCATCAAGGTGTCTGGATCAAAAGTTCTGGTGTGCGGTGgaggtaggcctatgtatattaatttgtttaagttAATGGCGGATGGCGGACCTGGATATCCAGGGACCCTGAGTTATATTgaattgttaaattttgtaaCTTTCAATATCAATAATAGGCCACGGcatttattgtatattatcaTAACTATTGGTTTTATTGCCACAGTTATCACTAACTTAGGTAATTAGCCAATGAAAGAATAGCAAGAGAAAAAGAGAAAAATGAACAAATGAATTTACGTAAATTATTGTCGAAAAAGCGATCCAGGACGCACACCACCGATAGCGTGCGTCAAAAAGGATGTATTTTAGTATTAAGGCCTAAAATGATTTTTTTGGtatgtatttataattgtttccatttttttacagATGCCGATCTAATTAACGCCGTGGTTGATATTTTACCTGAATTACACCAGCTTGGCATTCGAGTATGGTTAAGAAGAAGCAACGTAGAAGACCTGCCAGTTGGCATTGAGCTTATTGAGGATAACGTTCAGGATGCGTCAGCATCAGCGATTCCTAAGAGCTGTAGGAATCAGATAACGTATGCTGACAATTCACATTACGTATTTACGTCTGGAACCACAGGTATCGAATATTGATTTTATcgatattatttagtattatattaGATACGACTTCATCAAGTTTCTtcattagagaaaaaaaaccACACAAACAGATTTTGTTTGCGTTAAGATCTTGTTCTAAATCTAAACCATGATTTTCAGCCATGATGACTCTTTTTCAATACGTTATGTCAAAGACCAcaagtttaattatttatatcttttTAATCGGAAGACAAGGATTCGAACCCAGCCGACGTGGTTAACTGGTTTGTTTTATAATGAGAttcactatttagtattatattttgGGAAGTTGGACTTTAACATACATAATGGATGGGTCTGTTATCATCGCTTAAGCTTGATATGAAACAGTTTGTGgattatttattaaactaaaTTCTCCCTGGTGATAAAAAAggcagtattattattattattattctgattTAGGTTTGCCTAAGGCCTGCAAGAGGAACAACACCAGTGATCTGTTTGCCTCGATGGTACAGGATTACTTTCTTCGGGAAGATGATGTATTCTATTCACCTCTACCGTTGTACCATACTGCTGCGTTTGTTATAAGCTTCCATAACTGTATAAGAGTTGGTAAGTTATACGTTTACAGTCTCTAGATCTCTCTCACCGTTATGTCTgataactaggcctactcactGGCGGATACAGGATTTTAAAACAGGGAAGCATGGGGTAGGGTGTCCCTCTATAAGTCTATCGTATTGTTTGCATTGTAAATGGATGGGTGTGGTCTAGGTGTGGATCGACTTTAGATCGGCGATCTTACTACttctttttactaattttgcAATCGTGTTATGAGAATATACACACAATcagaaacattttattttgtttgtcagGATGTACTTTTGCGACAAGCCGTAAATTTTCTGTGACTCATTTCTGGGAAGATGTCCGCAAACACAACGCTACCGTCATTCAGTACATTGGAGAAATATGCCGCTATCTGCTGGCTCAACCAAAGGTTATTACTTTATGAAATAAGAATATTATGGTttacatcttttaaaaaatcCAGAATAAACAAAACTACGAAATACGAAGTGCATAACGAAACAACCATTTGATATTGAAAGGAAACACTTGCAGAAAAATATTTTCGGGTGATTCTGGCAATGTGTGACgtctaataatactaataataatgtatgtttagTGCCTAATATAGTTTAGTAAAAACTGATTACATTTGTTATACAAATCAGGAAATAATAATATCTTATGTTCTTAGAAACCAGATGACGGTGTTTATCCCGTCAAACTTCGTGTGGCGTGTGGAAATGGTCTTCGTCCAGACATTTGGGAGGAGTTTCAAAACAGGTTTAAAATTCATAGAATCTGCGAGGTTTATGGCGCAACTGAAAGCAatacaatgtttttaaatttcgaTGGTAAAGTGGGTACAGTTGGTCGAGTTTCACCGATCGTAAAGGTACGTTCATTAGTGGATAATTGCAATGAATCATAAATCCACCCGATTCTGCACATTTGTCCGTAGATAGGTTATAACCGACTACTGACTGTCATCTAGATACGAGTCTAGGTATTAACCTTAATACCTTGGTATCCCTGTCACCGGGTTCGCGTGGAGACAATGTATGATATGACACATCTTCAGAATCGGTAGACTTTTGCCCCAAGTCTAGTTATTTTTAGGCTTTTCGGTGTTTGTCTGTGAAATACAAGTTTACTAGCTGaaatagtatacgtatgaaacgtcaTATGTGCCAAAACATTTATCTTTATCtaattaagtcaaaactccgtctggaacccagactacagAATCGGATGCATCCTTGTTTTCCTTTCTAAATTAACTCATGAGTTGAAACCTATTATCTTTCAAATTATAGGATGGAAAGCCAGATTgcctttgaattgaattaaacaaAACACAACATACACGGAGCCGAAATGATTCAAATCGCGAAAAGTTAATCCAATATTAAACAAGCAGGcctaaaattcaattttttttattgtaaccCAACCAATTAAAcgtcataattataatttactttTGGTTTAAAGTTACTCGGTGCTCCTTGCGTGATTAAATATGACGTCGATACTTCTAAGCCAATCAAAGGGAAGGATGGAAAGTGTATTCCAGTTGATACAGGTg
This genomic stretch from Antedon mediterranea chromosome 11, ecAntMedi1.1, whole genome shotgun sequence harbors:
- the LOC140062709 gene encoding long-chain fatty acid transport protein 2-like, translated to MIFLVCIYNCFHFFTDADLINAVVDILPELHQLGIRVWLRRSNVEDLPVGIELIEDNVQDASASAIPKSCRNQITYADNSHYVFTSGTTGLPKACKRNNTSDLFASMVQDYFLREDDVFYSPLPLYHTAAFVISFHNCIRVGCTFATSRKFSVTHFWEDVRKHNATVIQYIGEICRYLLAQPKKPDDGVYPVKLRVACGNGLRPDIWEEFQNRFKIHRICEVYGATESNTMFLNFDGKVGTVGRVSPIVKLLGAPCVIKYDVDTSKPIKGKDGKCIPVDTGETGLLVSIVDEKRPFHGYLDKKATEKKLLRNVFVDGDTYFNTGDLIRIDADGYVYFIDRIGDTFRWKGENVATTEVAGILDEFPGVMEANVYGVTIPGQDGRAGMAAITLSSGYESLDFKALYTYLKNKLPSYARPKFIRITNNMDLTSTFKHKKSDFVKQGFDPMIITDALYYVNNESKTYDELNVESYASVVKISSKL